The segment GTCAAATGAAGGAGGTAGGCTATTCTGCATTACAGGCACTGAGGGGACGTTTGCGAAACAGCTACTCAGTTTACACTTGGTACATTAAGTACTGAGGGGCGTGAGGGAGTGAACAGTCTGGTGaatgcttcatttgtttttttcaacagGAATTAATTGAGCTCCTGTTACATGCAAGGCATTatgctggggatacaaagatgaataagattgTCCCCATCCCCAGCAAGCTTCCAGGATAgtagggttggggtggggggaagcggAGAGACAGTCTGTTATTTATATTCACAATACCTTGCATAGTGGTTGGTTAGCAGCAGAGATTCAATGAACCTGTTGATTAAAGGAACGTGCGATAATAGAGGTATGTACACTGCAGAGGAGAGATGGGTGCCTCTGCCTGgatgaaaaaaaaacatgaagctTGAAGAATGCATAGGATTTTGCTAGATAAACAAGCAGAACAGGGCATGCAGACAAGGAGAACTGCATGAGCAGAGGCTTAGAGGCATGGGAGGGTGTGGTGAGGTTAGGAGTACTACAGGTAGTTTGCTAGTAAAGAAGGAAAGGGTTTAAATGGGTTAGGGGGATAGGGTAGGTAGTGATAAAGGGAAAAGTTAGGGTGAGGGAGTTGTTTCCTGGAGAAGTAAGAGTATATATAACCCAAGGGCCTTTTATGCCTTGCTAAGGAATTAGACTTTATTCTGTAGGGAATGGGAGCTCTCTGAAGAATGTTAAGCAGCAGAGTGATGTCAGATCAGTGTATTTAGAAGGTAATTGTCATTGTGAGGGGACAGGCTGGATTGGAGAGACAGGATGATCTGTTAGTTTGCTGTAAGTGTGGATAGCAGAGCCATGTGCAGGCGTCCCCAGAGCTTCTCCTAGCTTCTTCCTGGGACCCTCTCCTATCAGTCCCACCAGGATGGCAGCCTGATTATAGTATAATTGGCTTTCTTCCAGTTGCATGCATAGCTTCCTCCTTTCCATGCAGATTAGGAGCCCTTcggtttcttctctctttgtttgCAACCCACTTCACGGCATCGTGTTCACCCTTGTTCTGAGAAACTGCCTTTCACTAATCACTAACTTTGTCCTGGGCACTGTTGGGCATTTGTATCTTAGTTTTATTCTCATCAACCCTGCAAGAGTAGATACTCTCataaacattttgcatttaaggaaactgaggcctgaagaGGTGGAGTAATTTGTCCAAGATTATACAGTGCAAACAGTAGAGCTAAGCTTTCCACCTCTAGATCTTTCTGTCCAAAGTCcttgagggaggaagaaaaggaggggttCCGGGATACACTaaacggaattttttttttaagagtattttttaaaggaattttttaaataaatcacttgTCAACGTTTGCTGATCAACTGTTTCTTTAAAgtgtttcttcaaaaaaatgcttttttcagTAAGAAAAGTATATTCTCTAGTGCTGGCTAAACAAAGTCAGTTTGAAGAATGTAGCcatgaaaagaggaaaattttttaatcattccTTGTTTAAGCAATTTTTAAACTATACAGAGAGTAGGGAATGTGAAAATACGTGGATTTGCACGCAAATAAATGGTCTTGGAGGTCAAGAGAAAGTGATATTCAACCCTAAAATCCTTccaagtgatttaatttttttatgttgaaactGACAACACCTAGGGAATTTAAAGTCTAAAGGGAGAAGTAACCTCGTTTTGCTGATAAACATGTTTGTGGGACCTGATAGAATATATATTTGGCACCAGTGACGTCTGTCAATCATAAGAGGACTCGGAAGCTGCTgttgagagaggaaggaggaaggtctGCTAGAAGTCTTCCATTTCAGTGGATCAGCAGGGCAGCCCCGCATGCCCATTCACAAGGCCAAGTACCTGATAACATATTGACACACACACTATATCTAGCACACTGCTAATGACAAAAGTGTCAGTAATACTTGGTTATTCACTTGATGTGTATTTGAATGCTGATGAGTAACAAGTGACTTGTTCCTGGTGAGGTGAGTTAGGGAGGACTCTTGAAGGAAGCAGAGTTTTGCCGTAGAGAGGACACTCCCTAGAGAAGCACTTTGTTTGTGGCTGGGTGTGAAAGGTAGTTCTATAGGAGATGGCAGCCTGTTTTTGCCCTGCCCTGCCAGGTGACCTGACACCTCATCTCCTTTCAACTTAGGCAAGTCTCCTGGCTTGTGAAGGCCTAGCAGGTGTGAGTTTGGTTCCCACTGCAGCCAGCAAGAAGATGATGCTGAGCCAGATTGCCAGCAAGCAGGCCGAGAATGGAGAGCGGGCAGGTAGCCCTGATGTGCTGAGGTGCTCAAGTCAGGTACAGCATTCGAGTCCATTGTGGCACCTGGGGGTCGGGTGGCCCAAGCTCTCTGCCAGGAGATGCCAAGCTTTGATTCCTCAGTGCTTCTGTTTAGCGAAGTGGGGAAAAGGGATCCAGctggggaatgaatgaatgaatgtgggtATTTTAGAGAGCTAAGGAAGGGCTTTTCTTTACCTGTAACCCCTTAACACCATAGTACTTGGAAAGGAAACGGATGAGTACCTTCTCTAAACCTTTGGGGCAGTTGGTTTCTGTCACTTAGAAGTTGTCTGCAAGCACAGCATTTGGTTTCCTGTCTTGTGTGCAGAGATAGACTGTGAGTTtagctttgatttattttaacagGGTCACCGAAAAGACAGCGATAAGTCCCGGAGTCGCAAAGATGACGACAGCTTAGCTGAGGCCTCTCATTCAAAGAAGACTGTTAAAAAGGCAGGTAATGGGGTAATCCCCAAAGTGGTACTGTTTGGTAATGGGATAGTCCTCCTCTTCCGTCTATGGTTCAACCTGGAGCTTTCCCTAAATGTTTTGATCACTCATAGCCAGTGAATATGTCACTCTGATTTCCTCCATAGACACTTCAGTCTCTGATCTCTGCCCCCTCCCGGAACATCCTTGATAAAAGAAGAAGGGCCAGGGAAGCATGGGATGCTGTGGCAAAGGGCAGGCAAACCCCACTCAGGTCACATTCAGAAGTGTGATTTGATGGGGCAGACAACTTACCCATGCCTACCGCCTTCCTCAGAGGGTCTCTTAACTCTAGGGGACGAGGGAGTTGACAGCATCAGAAAGATCACTTTGTCCAGCAACTGGAAATCGACCCAGAGTAGAATGTGGGCAAAAAGGAGGCTGAGGGCTAGCCTTATGACATGCCTGATTGTTGCCCCTAGGTGGTGGTAGTGGAACAAAATGGTTCTTTTCAAGTAAAGATCcccaaaaattttatttgtgagcACTGCTTTGGAGCCTTTAGGAGCAGTTACCACCTCAAGAGGCACATCCTTATTCATACTGGTAAGTCTCTTGCTCATAGTCAGTAGTCTGTAGTTCttagtgtgtctgtgtgtgtgtgtgtgtctgtgtgtgtgtagctctTGTTGGGTTTGTTTTAGAGGCTGAGTATTAGAAATAGAGGAAGAAGATAAGTGAATTTTAGTTAGATTTTGTGGCTGTGTATCTGGTGTCACTGAGAGCAACAGCTTTGAGGACCTTTCCTCATTAGGTGTCTGTGCATTGCTAAAAATTAAGAATCTCTGTGAAAATACCTGGAATGAAGTCCCTGCCTTCTGGACCTCCTGATACTCACTTCTCTCTCCACCTGGGCCAGGTGAGAAGCCATTTGAATGTGACATATGTGACATGCGCTTCATCCAGAAGTACCACCTGGAGCGTCACAAGCGTGTGCACAGTGGTGAAAAGCCCTACCAGTGTGAACGGTGTCATCAGGTAAGGTCATCCATGCATGCCACACAACAAACTTTTTCTTCACAAGAACCAGGGCCAGCCCCTGTCTCCTTCCCATCAAGGGGCCACATCGAATCCCTGGCCATGGTAGAGTTAGTACCTCAGGGTGAGTTGTATCTCTCTGGCCTTATGCACCTGTGCATGGGGAGGGGCCATGAGAATAATCGTAATAACAATAGCATTTCTTGTGTacttattctgtgccaggcactgtgagaGCATATATAACATAGATTATCTTTTTAATCCTCATGTTAATTCCATGAAGAGCTGTGTTGTCATCATTTCACATATGGGGAAATTGAGATTCAAAGAGGTTAAGTTTCCTAAGGAAATAGCAGATcgagggcagaggcaggattcagTCAAACTCAGAGCTGGTGCACCTGgaagaagaaagacagtctctgcCCCAGGGTGGGGGGTCAGTGTCTGATCTGATGAGAATGTAAGAGCTATAGACCAAAACAAGACAAGAACAAAAGATGAGAAATGATAACAACTAACATTTCCTGGACGCTTTGCTCCACCCTCTTACACTGAATCTCAGAACACTAGAGTGAAAGCTCCATGAGGCAGAGATTTTGCCCCTCTGGTCTCCACTCTATCCTCAGCCCCAAGAACTGTACCTGCCttgagacagacaataaatactGGATGAATGACACAGCCCTTCTGTGAGTAGGTACTTTTAGCCCTGTTACAGATGAGTGTACAGATTGAGTGCTGTTAGAAACCATGTCCAAGGTCGCACAGCCACtgagtggtagagccaggactcCCGACTTCAGAGCCTGCACTCTTAACCACCGTGTGCTCCTACCGTCTGCGGACTTGTTGAGGGTGTGTGGAACGGGGTGCGTGCCTCCCGTGTGGAGAAGGCAGAGCTAGCCAGCAGGCAGCCGAGGTTCTCCTCTCAACGCTtaatccttcctttcttctcagtGTTTTTCTCGGACAGATCGATTACTCAGACACAAACGGATGTGCCAAGGGTGCCAGTCCAAGACTTCCGACGGGCAGTTTTCTTTATAGGCGCAAGGGGCCCTGGGTGGTGGGAGTGATCAGAAGAATTTACCGAAGAGCGCACCCCCTCTGGTCTGATGGTCCCACCACCACCCCGTCTGTACCTGTCCCCCTCCTGGAGGAGTGACCCAGGAGACCAGAAGAGTGCATCAGGGGACAGCAGCCTCAGAGCCTCAGCTCTGTAAATAATCTGAGACTATGAGTATCTCGGGGAAGTTCCTACAGCATTCCTGGGTAGGGAAGCTAGTCCCTGGACCCTTGGCTGAGGTTATAGGTGGGGACTGAAGGTACAGGACCAAGACTGGTGTGGCTCCCACAACCTTGGACTCCAGCTGGCAGCTGAAATGGAAAGGATTGGGGAGagggatttgtttgtttgttctgttcttgtttttgtttatccAAAAGCAATTTTAGCAGCTACACTGTGGATACAGGTAATATGGAGGCATAGAGCCCTGGTCAAAGCAGGGACTATGGCTGGTCCATCCCTCCCCAAAATTGAGTTTTTAGTTGCAGTTGATCCTCAGCGTTCACAGCCCTGCACCTCAGCTTCTGTTTGAAGGAGAGAAGGCTCAGGGATGGCAGCTGGGTTTACCTGGGTCTCCTTACACACTGTAGGGACAGAAGGCTCGGGGATGGCAGCTGGGTTTACCTGGGTCTCCTTACACACTGTAGGGACAGAAGGCTCGGGGATGGCAGCTGGGTTTACCTGGGTCCCCTTACACACTgtagggacagaaggaagaatgGCGGGAGGAGCAGACAAGGGTGGGGTCCAGCTAGAGTGGGCAGGTACCTGTTCCTTCCTCTGGGGAAGAGCAAGAGCCGTGCCCACGGCTGTTGCAATGGCCCAGGCCACCCTGGTATCTGATGGCGTCAGCTCAAGTGCCTTGTGGAGGGAACTTGGGTGAGAGCGGCCCACGGAGCCCTTCATGCCCTCTTTGGGCGCTCGATCTTGGAGATAGTGTGTGGCTACCTCGCTGCCGTTGACTCCTGAGCCAGACAGAGGTATTGAGCAGGTAGTCATGGGTATCAATGGGGGCTCTCTCTCCCCGTGCCCTCTTCGGAACAACCCGAGACTAGTCCCAAGTTGAGCAACAACTGTTCAAGAAACAGAGGAGTTTGGGGTCCCCTGACATGACTGTTGAGCAGTGTTAGCTGCTCTCCCTGCCCAAGTCCTATCACTGTATTCAGGTAGAGGAGATAGGGGTGTGGCCTTCGGTCCCAAAGAATAAGATCTTCGCTTCCTTCTTAATGGCCATCCCTACCCAacagagttggggggaggggggtgctgcaGAGAAAGGACTGAGGAAGAAACCTATTGTAGGTTTTATTCTTAATCATATTCTTTGCTTCTGCCCCAACACCACCACCCTATCCACCCCCAAAAAAGTGatcaggggtgtgtgtgcgtgcgtgcgtgtgttcATTCAAATGTGTGCTTGTGTTCGTATGCTTGGAGATGGCATATTATTGAGCCAAACCTTTCTCGGGCCCTCAACTCAGGGGAGGATGAGCATGAAacagccccaccaccaccaccaaatctGAGGGTGCTTGAGGTCGCAGCAGGGGCTGAGGAACTCCATTTAGGGGAGTGAAGGGCTTTGTGTTggagggatttttgtttgtttttttgattgaTCGAAGGGGCTGGTTAGGGTGTTTAACCCAACCCAAA is part of the Ailuropoda melanoleuca isolate Jingjing chromosome 16, ASM200744v2, whole genome shotgun sequence genome and harbors:
- the ZNF740 gene encoding zinc finger protein 740, with the translated sequence MAQASLLACEGLAGVSLVPTAASKKMMLSQIASKQAENGERAGSPDVLRCSSQGHRKDSDKSRSRKDDDSLAEASHSKKTVKKVVVVEQNGSFQVKIPKNFICEHCFGAFRSSYHLKRHILIHTGEKPFECDICDMRFIQKYHLERHKRVHSGEKPYQCERCHQCFSRTDRLLRHKRMCQGCQSKTSDGQFSL